The Sediminispirochaeta smaragdinae DSM 11293 genome has a segment encoding these proteins:
- a CDS encoding HEAT repeat domain-containing protein gives MNTPFSFLQEIPMWLLVVDASVVAILLLMIIVTLITFLRLRKSIRQAVESWHRYREKRPCRLSVAVLELFGRTLEKRSMESGVNLFQIFGLEKRMIGRISVEGKQKAPHKRVSRTDIRRALAFFPDQALFPIFLLAQKRRKVALELESWLEGAGELFVLRRLAISSGGTDFDGKQALRLLESHTEEIWALAEDPDYRARLFALRIAAAGHQEQDRLVVHKAFSDEHPEIRIATIRLYIPEEEERDAFYKHLIEVMKEDPNHQVRITASGRLYKEFPDAKLPEAETLNTIEAIRIAELLNPDRSEDQNLAFKFLLSDDPELSLIAARFLDACGAFSRLFMAADSGDEDGMRRIEKLLRKGAISHCFGYLNVLSQQTPLSTASLVLASRLLLREGARPLIGALLKRFSALPKEKQQSSEGREIVLNTLEAATKRGDEEAMKMAAHMLLTHPYDEALQRTIIENISRSYADLFIEALLELLKNPDYQEEALLISKFAELPADLSVHALLDLVRLPGEVPLIGRKRAIKVLLRKGERAGIQGILEEMPLMELNEAAECAGWLEQFIPTGLEERLAAIFSCNDGPLRARMIAAIPSSLIKRFNEAITEALDDPDPEVRKAAAIALFDQKKKKVMALLHDPVPQVRETVAALAGRTITSLEELKELVMDPNEVASVKQAALKGIASAGDKEAADFLLAVLEKELEIEEEIIDAAAGFDKGSEFEPFVRRLETAPDDLREKILKVLIASGERGEAALLSLLEEPVPLRDSAAAALEAIGTVERTMRRLSARNPDIRLEAAQLLSRIGTNGAYRGIVLAVKDPSEKVRVEATKALQALKDQRGLTVLEHLTRDPVPRVRRYARWAKERLKAEALN, from the coding sequence ATGAACACCCCGTTCTCATTTTTGCAGGAGATCCCTATGTGGCTGCTTGTTGTAGATGCAAGTGTTGTCGCCATACTCCTATTGATGATTATTGTTACCTTGATCACGTTCCTTCGGTTGAGGAAGTCGATCCGGCAGGCTGTCGAAAGTTGGCATCGTTATCGCGAGAAGCGCCCTTGCAGACTTTCTGTGGCCGTATTGGAACTTTTCGGCAGAACATTGGAAAAACGAAGCATGGAAAGCGGTGTCAACCTTTTTCAGATATTCGGCTTGGAAAAACGCATGATCGGACGTATCTCGGTAGAAGGGAAGCAAAAAGCTCCACACAAGCGGGTTTCCCGTACCGATATTCGAAGAGCCCTCGCCTTTTTCCCGGACCAGGCGCTTTTCCCCATATTTCTCCTGGCTCAGAAGAGACGGAAGGTCGCCCTTGAGCTGGAAAGCTGGCTGGAAGGTGCCGGAGAACTTTTTGTCTTGAGAAGGCTTGCCATTAGCTCCGGCGGCACCGACTTTGACGGAAAGCAAGCCTTACGACTTTTGGAATCACATACGGAGGAGATATGGGCCCTTGCCGAGGACCCTGATTATCGGGCTCGCTTATTTGCACTACGGATAGCAGCCGCCGGTCATCAGGAACAGGATCGATTGGTCGTTCACAAGGCATTCTCCGATGAGCATCCGGAGATACGTATTGCGACGATTAGGCTCTACATTCCGGAAGAGGAAGAACGGGACGCTTTCTACAAACATCTCATAGAGGTAATGAAAGAAGACCCCAATCACCAGGTAAGAATCACAGCGTCAGGACGTCTCTACAAAGAGTTTCCCGATGCGAAGCTTCCGGAAGCAGAGACACTGAACACCATAGAAGCGATCAGGATTGCCGAACTACTCAATCCCGACAGAAGCGAAGATCAAAATCTCGCTTTCAAATTTCTTCTCTCGGATGACCCGGAGCTTTCCCTGATCGCGGCACGATTTCTCGATGCTTGCGGTGCATTTTCCCGACTTTTTATGGCTGCTGACTCAGGAGATGAGGACGGGATGCGACGTATTGAAAAGCTGCTTCGCAAAGGGGCCATATCCCACTGCTTCGGCTATCTCAACGTCTTGTCCCAACAGACACCACTATCTACCGCTTCGCTTGTGCTCGCTTCAAGGCTGCTTTTACGGGAGGGAGCACGGCCTCTCATAGGTGCCCTCCTCAAACGGTTTTCCGCCCTTCCGAAAGAAAAACAGCAAAGCTCTGAGGGACGGGAAATAGTGCTGAACACCCTGGAAGCGGCAACAAAACGGGGGGATGAGGAAGCAATGAAGATGGCGGCACACATGCTCCTCACCCATCCCTACGATGAAGCGCTGCAGCGAACAATTATTGAAAATATATCCCGCTCCTATGCGGATCTTTTTATTGAAGCGCTGTTGGAACTTTTGAAAAATCCGGATTATCAAGAAGAAGCGTTGTTAATCTCGAAGTTTGCCGAACTCCCTGCCGATCTTTCGGTTCATGCCCTTCTCGATTTGGTACGGTTGCCAGGGGAGGTCCCGCTGATTGGTCGGAAACGGGCGATAAAAGTCCTTCTTAGAAAGGGAGAAAGGGCGGGAATACAGGGGATTCTCGAAGAAATGCCGCTTATGGAACTTAATGAAGCGGCAGAGTGCGCCGGGTGGCTTGAACAGTTTATACCGACCGGTCTCGAAGAACGACTGGCCGCTATTTTTTCGTGCAATGACGGCCCCTTGCGGGCAAGGATGATCGCAGCGATCCCAAGCTCGCTTATCAAGCGCTTTAACGAGGCAATCACAGAGGCCTTGGACGACCCCGATCCTGAGGTACGAAAAGCCGCTGCCATCGCTCTTTTCGATCAGAAAAAGAAAAAGGTGATGGCCCTTTTACACGACCCCGTCCCCCAGGTCAGGGAAACGGTTGCGGCCCTGGCAGGGAGGACAATCACAAGCCTTGAAGAGCTGAAAGAGCTTGTTATGGATCCCAACGAAGTGGCATCGGTCAAACAGGCTGCCCTCAAGGGGATCGCATCGGCGGGGGATAAAGAGGCGGCCGACTTTCTACTTGCTGTTTTGGAAAAGGAGCTTGAGATTGAGGAAGAAATCATTGATGCGGCCGCAGGATTCGACAAAGGAAGCGAATTCGAACCCTTTGTACGACGTTTGGAAACCGCTCCCGATGACCTACGAGAAAAGATTCTGAAGGTGCTGATCGCTTCCGGTGAACGGGGAGAAGCCGCTTTACTTTCCCTTCTTGAAGAACCGGTTCCCCTCCGTGACAGTGCGGCGGCAGCCCTCGAGGCGATAGGAACCGTGGAACGAACCATGCGCCGACTCTCTGCACGGAACCCGGATATCCGTCTCGAAGCGGCACAGTTGCTTTCCAGAATAGGAACAAACGGGGCATACCGAGGCATCGTTCTCGCAGTCAAGGATCCATCCGAAAAGGTCAGAGTCGAAGCAACGAAGGCGCTTCAAGCATTGAAAGATCAACGCGGTCTAACCGTCCTCGAACATCTCACTCGTGATCCTGTTCCACGAGTTCGCAGATATGCAAGGTGGGCGAAAGAACGACTTAAAGCGGAGGCTCTGAATTAG
- a CDS encoding DUF4230 domain-containing protein: MKQKSVFTSILFLLPFLLPGCRMPPSQKLSPDIVESRIRTVFELPLYEQLYHDIVYVGEEARFFGIKHIDTKLLFSIDIRIQAGIDLLKEISVLPAQDGSLVVLLPEPEILLVDADESTIREYFLKEHGKAISRLDYYDEIEKGKDRVRQEAIERGIIEKSKELARDAVGGLFASDADRKINVRFRSQAGEGKGEKL; this comes from the coding sequence ATGAAGCAAAAAAGTGTCTTTACCAGCATCCTGTTCCTGTTGCCGTTTTTACTTCCGGGGTGTCGCATGCCCCCTTCGCAAAAGCTCTCTCCCGACATCGTCGAATCCCGAATTCGCACTGTTTTCGAACTTCCCCTCTATGAACAACTTTATCACGACATCGTGTATGTCGGAGAAGAGGCGCGCTTTTTCGGAATCAAACACATCGACACCAAACTTTTATTTAGTATCGATATCAGAATTCAGGCAGGAATCGATCTCCTAAAAGAAATATCGGTTCTCCCTGCGCAGGATGGATCGCTCGTAGTTTTGCTGCCCGAACCGGAAATCCTTTTGGTGGATGCCGACGAATCGACTATTCGGGAATATTTTCTCAAGGAACACGGTAAGGCGATAAGCCGCCTCGACTATTATGACGAAATTGAGAAAGGTAAAGATCGAGTCCGCCAAGAAGCAATCGAACGGGGAATCATCGAAAAAAGTAAAGAGCTGGCACGCGATGCCGTCGGCGGCCTCTTTGCGTCCGATGCAGATCGAAAGATAAACGTCCGTTTCCGCTCTCAAGCCGGGGAAGGAAAAGGAGAAAAGCTGTGA
- a CDS encoding DUF4230 domain-containing protein: MRHLKKTILKAGTLLFLLFIFIAGGYLLAARLDITFRLPFFSHQREADSKVVLSESREILRLATVEYLYKSVFPYDFIPEGTDFRKLFSSLFRNEKLTEEEQALIDLYRLCAEIGIDLNMEQYTFAVITTRVKGGFDLSQKGIGIEETDGEGPGKHNVTITLPKPIITECVVEDETSDRYPYPDIQAGPAAWKEITSMAQRAIRKRVIEEGILEEAQQRGKAYLEPLFSQAGYDKISFRTYD, translated from the coding sequence GTGAGGCACTTGAAAAAAACCATCCTAAAAGCCGGCACGCTTCTTTTTCTACTTTTCATCTTCATTGCCGGGGGCTATCTGCTTGCCGCTCGTCTGGATATCACCTTTCGGCTCCCCTTTTTTAGTCATCAGCGAGAAGCCGATTCCAAGGTCGTACTCTCCGAAAGCAGGGAAATCCTCCGGCTCGCAACAGTGGAGTATCTATATAAATCCGTTTTCCCGTATGATTTCATTCCCGAGGGTACCGATTTCCGAAAGCTCTTCTCCTCCCTCTTTCGCAACGAAAAGTTGACCGAGGAGGAACAAGCACTGATCGACCTCTACCGGCTCTGCGCGGAGATCGGCATCGATCTCAACATGGAACAGTACACCTTTGCCGTCATTACCACCAGGGTGAAGGGTGGCTTCGACCTTTCCCAAAAAGGTATCGGCATAGAAGAGACGGACGGAGAAGGACCGGGGAAACACAATGTCACCATCACTCTGCCCAAGCCGATCATAACCGAGTGTGTGGTGGAAGATGAAACCAGCGACCGCTATCCCTACCCCGATATACAGGCAGGCCCGGCAGCCTGGAAAGAAATTACCTCGATGGCACAAAGAGCAATCAGAAAGCGGGTTATAGAAGAGGGAATCCTTGAAGAAGCGCAACAGAGGGGGAAAGCCTATCTCGAGCCTCTTTTCTCCCAGGCAGGTTACGACAAGATTTCCTTCCGCACGTACGACTGA